The following nucleotide sequence is from Komagataeibacter medellinensis NBRC 3288.
CACAGGGTGTACAGTTTCCGACTCCAAGGTTTTCCGTGGGTGTGGGCGGTTATCCAGATTGTACCGACATAAGGCTGTGTACAACCCACCGCGAATGGACCTGTACCCATTGTCCCCGGTACTCGGTACGACGGAGAATCATTTGGAGTACTATCCCCATGTACCCCAGTACTCCTGCTGCCCGAATTTTATCTTTCACTTCCACAGTACGGAACGCGTGATGGCTGACGACTCGAATTTAGTACTAAAACCCGCATCGTTACAGGCGGAGTCGCCGCCGATAGTACTCGCCAGCCGCTCCAGTGCACGGCGCGCCATGCTGGAATCGGCCGGGATCCGGGCGGCATACCGGGCCGCGGATGTGGATGAGCACGCCATTCGCACCACCTGCAGGGCGCAGGGGCTGGATGCCGACCGGACGGCACTCGAACTGGCCGGAGCAAAGGCACAGGCCATGACTGTCCCCCCCGGCACGCTCGTGATCGGGGCGGATCAGATACTGACGTGTAACGGCACATGGTTCGACAAGCCGACAGACAGGGCACAGGCGCGCACCCACCTCCGCCAGTTGCGCGGGCAGTCCCATACCCTGC
It contains:
- a CDS encoding Maf family protein, which produces MADDSNLVLKPASLQAESPPIVLASRSSARRAMLESAGIRAAYRAADVDEHAIRTTCRAQGLDADRTALELAGAKAQAMTVPPGTLVIGADQILTCNGTWFDKPTDRAQARTHLRQLRGQSHTLHTAVVMMRDGCTVWQHVARPMLHMRAFSDTFVERYLQLEGDAILSCVGCYRLEGPGIHLFSRIEGEHSAIVGLPLLPLLGALRAQGSIVQ